One Tenebrio molitor chromosome 2, icTenMoli1.1, whole genome shotgun sequence genomic region harbors:
- the LOC138123193 gene encoding ionotropic receptor 40a-like isoform X1, which translates to MRLVFIIVCCCNYIATAKHYKFQANHCGYDCLQRTNKNALCFRWAGRHAERERRRPCHGSFRHRQRFPQRRNLHLLRQRHQSEYSTVATPANSPVSGINFLQLLLGKFVQNNVAIILFNITTGDVQDKYFEYLDYQVKNHLAAYTVFFSTHKFYEHVLLEVHERDYIRRNIVYVFSWGRKPFSRYFVRNVLFVMKVYVITNPRNDTFRIFYNQAVPYKTHHLEMVNWWHHGVGLFNHPTLPSKYKNVFKDFKGKEFRVPVIHKPPWHFVKYVNDTIEVTGGRDDRILSLLSKKINFRYKYFDPPERIQGSSASENGTFKGVLGLIWKREADFFIGDVALSHERSNYVEFSFITLADSGAFITHAPSKLNEALALLRPFQWQVWPAIGVTFVVVGPVLYAIIALPNAWRPRFRVRSHARLLFDCTWFTTTVLLKQTGKEPSSSHKARFFIIILSISATYVINDMYSANLTSLLAKPGREKAINNLDQLEKAMATRGYDLFVERHSSSYSLFENGTGIYGRLWQMMNRRQSHFLLESVEDGVKLVKNSRNKAMIAGRETLFFDIQRFGASNFHLSEKLNTAYSAIALQLGCPYIEEFNKILMAIFEAGIITKMTENEYENLGRQKEVTSESENDLIGGNKKENRRAAKVSEDNEKLQPISLKMLQGTFYLLCMGNIFSGLILVAEILVYKHRKKYIRKKRKNRCVYLKKVKNCIVSRVTHCANSIRRAYRRAMNEAFIATLEYLE; encoded by the exons ATGCGACTGGTATTCATAATCGTGTGTTGCTGCAATTACATTGCTACTGCGAAGCACTATAAATTCCAAGCGAACCATTGTGGGTACGACTGTCTCCAgcgaacaaacaaaaacgctTTGTGCTTTAGATGGGCTGGAAGACATGCGGAGAGAGAACGGAGGCGACCTTGTCACGGCAGCTTTCGACATCGTCAACGGTTTCCTCAGCGAAGAAATCTGCATCTGCTTCGACAACGCCACCAGTCTGAGTACTCGACTGTTGCGACCCCCGCCAACTCTCCTGTTTCAGGTATCAACTTCTTGCAATTGCTCTTGGGCAAGTTCGTCCAGAACAACGTCGCCATCATACTCTTCAACATCACCACCGGCGACGTCCAAGACAAGTACTTCGAGTACCTCGACTACCAAGTCAAGAACCACCTCGCGGCCTACACCGTCTTCTTCAGCACGCACAAGTTCTACGAGCACGTGTTGCTGGAGGTCCACGAGCGCGACTACATTCGCCGCAACATAGTCTACGTGTTCAGCTGGGGGAGGAAACCCTTCAGCAGGTACTTCGTCCGGAACGTCCTCTTCGTGATGAAGGTCTACGTCATCACCAATCCCCGGAACGACACGTTTCGGATTTTTTACAACCAAGCGGTACCATACAAGACGCACCATTTGGAGATGGTGAACTGGTGGCACCACGGAGTGGGTCTCTTCAACCACCCTACTCTCCCTTCGAAGTACAAGAACGTTTTCAAGGACTTTAAAGGGAAAGAGTTTCGGGTGCCAGTCATTCAC AAGCCTCCGTGGCACTTCGTCAAGTACGTCAACGACACGATTGAAGTCACCGGAGGGCGCGACGATCGCATCTTGTCTCTTCTCTCCAAGAAGATCAATTTCAGGTACAAGTACTTCGACCCTCCGGAACGGATCCAGGGCTCGTCGGCTTCCGAAAACGGAACTTTCAAGGGAGTTTTGGGGTTGATATGGAAACGG GAAgctgatttttttattggagATGTGGCTCTGAGTCACGAGCGGTCCAATTACGTAGAGTTTTCGTTTATCACGTTGGCTGACAGTGGAGCTTTCATCACGCACGCCCCAAGTAAGCTCAACGAGGCGCTGGCCTTGCTGAGACCTTTCCAGTGGCAGGTTTGGCCGGCCATCGGGGTGACCTTTGTGGTCGTCGGACCGGTGCTGTACGCCATCATCGCTCTGCCCAACGCTTGGAGGCCGCGCTTTCGCGTGAGGTCCCACGCGAGACTGCTGTTTGACTGCACCTGGTTCACCACAACAGTTCTTCTAAAACAAA CCGGGAAAGAACCAAGCTCAAGCCACAAGGCTCGATTCTTCATTATTATTCTTTCGATTTCCGCCACTTACGTCATCAATGACATGTATTCGGCGAATTTGACATCTCTTCTTGCCAAACCTGGAAGAG AGAAAGCCATCAACAATCTGGACCAGCTGGAGAAAGCGATGGCGACGAGAGGCTACGACCTCTTCGTGGAGAGGCACAGTTCTTCCTACAGCCTCTTTGAG AACGGAACAGGGATCTACGGCCGACTCTGGCAGATGATGAATCGTCGCCAGTCCCATTTCCTTCTAGAGTCTGTAGAAGATGGAGTCAAGCTCGTCAAAAACAGCAGAAACAAAGCCATGATAGCCGGTCGCGAGACTCTCTTCTTCGACATTCAGCGATTTG GTGCCAGCAACTTTCATCTCAGCGAGAAGCTCAACACCGCCTACTCGGCGATAGCTCTTCAGTTGGGATGTCCCTACATAGAAGagtttaacaaaat CTTGATGGCAATCTTTGAGGCTGGAATCATTACCAAGATGACCGAAAATGAGTACGAAAACTTGGGAAGACAGAAAGAGGTCACTTCTGAAAGTGAGAATGATCTGATTGGGGGGAACAAGAAGGAAAACAGGAGAGCGGCGAAAGTGAGCGAGGATAACGAGAAGCTTCAGCCTATTAGTCTAAAAATGTTGCAAGGGACTTTCTATTTGTTGTGTATGGGTAATATATTTTCAGGGTTGATTCTGGTTGCTGAAATTCTGGTGTACAAACACAGGAAGAAATACATAAGGAAGAAACGAAAGAATAGATgtgtttatttgaaaaaagtgaaaaattgcATTGTTTCGAGAGTTACACATTGTGCTAATTCTATAAGGAGAGCCTACAGGAGGGCAATGAATGAGGCATTTATAGCGACGTTGGAGTATTTAGAGTAG
- the LOC138123193 gene encoding ionotropic receptor 40a-like isoform X2, with product MRLVFIIVCCCNYIATAKHYKFQANHYGLEDMRRENGGDLVTAAFDIVNGFLSEEICICFDNATSINFLQLLLGKFVQNNVAIILFNITTGDVQDKYFEYLDYQVKNHLAAYTVFFSTHKFYEHVLLEVHERDYIRRNIVYVFSWGRKPFSRYFVRNVLFVMKVYVITNPRNDTFRIFYNQAVPYKTHHLEMVNWWHHGVGLFNHPTLPSKYKNVFKDFKGKEFRVPVIHKPPWHFVKYVNDTIEVTGGRDDRILSLLSKKINFRYKYFDPPERIQGSSASENGTFKGVLGLIWKREADFFIGDVALSHERSNYVEFSFITLADSGAFITHAPSKLNEALALLRPFQWQVWPAIGVTFVVVGPVLYAIIALPNAWRPRFRVRSHARLLFDCTWFTTTVLLKQTGKEPSSSHKARFFIIILSISATYVINDMYSANLTSLLAKPGREKAINNLDQLEKAMATRGYDLFVERHSSSYSLFENGTGIYGRLWQMMNRRQSHFLLESVEDGVKLVKNSRNKAMIAGRETLFFDIQRFGASNFHLSEKLNTAYSAIALQLGCPYIEEFNKILMAIFEAGIITKMTENEYENLGRQKEVTSESENDLIGGNKKENRRAAKVSEDNEKLQPISLKMLQGTFYLLCMGNIFSGLILVAEILVYKHRKKYIRKKRKNRCVYLKKVKNCIVSRVTHCANSIRRAYRRAMNEAFIATLEYLE from the exons ATGCGACTGGTATTCATAATCGTGTGTTGCTGCAATTACATTGCTACTGCGAAGCACTATAAATTCCAAGCGAACCATT ATGGGCTGGAAGACATGCGGAGAGAGAACGGAGGCGACCTTGTCACGGCAGCTTTCGACATCGTCAACGGTTTCCTCAGCGAAGAAATCTGCATCTGCTTCGACAACGCCACCA GTATCAACTTCTTGCAATTGCTCTTGGGCAAGTTCGTCCAGAACAACGTCGCCATCATACTCTTCAACATCACCACCGGCGACGTCCAAGACAAGTACTTCGAGTACCTCGACTACCAAGTCAAGAACCACCTCGCGGCCTACACCGTCTTCTTCAGCACGCACAAGTTCTACGAGCACGTGTTGCTGGAGGTCCACGAGCGCGACTACATTCGCCGCAACATAGTCTACGTGTTCAGCTGGGGGAGGAAACCCTTCAGCAGGTACTTCGTCCGGAACGTCCTCTTCGTGATGAAGGTCTACGTCATCACCAATCCCCGGAACGACACGTTTCGGATTTTTTACAACCAAGCGGTACCATACAAGACGCACCATTTGGAGATGGTGAACTGGTGGCACCACGGAGTGGGTCTCTTCAACCACCCTACTCTCCCTTCGAAGTACAAGAACGTTTTCAAGGACTTTAAAGGGAAAGAGTTTCGGGTGCCAGTCATTCAC AAGCCTCCGTGGCACTTCGTCAAGTACGTCAACGACACGATTGAAGTCACCGGAGGGCGCGACGATCGCATCTTGTCTCTTCTCTCCAAGAAGATCAATTTCAGGTACAAGTACTTCGACCCTCCGGAACGGATCCAGGGCTCGTCGGCTTCCGAAAACGGAACTTTCAAGGGAGTTTTGGGGTTGATATGGAAACGG GAAgctgatttttttattggagATGTGGCTCTGAGTCACGAGCGGTCCAATTACGTAGAGTTTTCGTTTATCACGTTGGCTGACAGTGGAGCTTTCATCACGCACGCCCCAAGTAAGCTCAACGAGGCGCTGGCCTTGCTGAGACCTTTCCAGTGGCAGGTTTGGCCGGCCATCGGGGTGACCTTTGTGGTCGTCGGACCGGTGCTGTACGCCATCATCGCTCTGCCCAACGCTTGGAGGCCGCGCTTTCGCGTGAGGTCCCACGCGAGACTGCTGTTTGACTGCACCTGGTTCACCACAACAGTTCTTCTAAAACAAA CCGGGAAAGAACCAAGCTCAAGCCACAAGGCTCGATTCTTCATTATTATTCTTTCGATTTCCGCCACTTACGTCATCAATGACATGTATTCGGCGAATTTGACATCTCTTCTTGCCAAACCTGGAAGAG AGAAAGCCATCAACAATCTGGACCAGCTGGAGAAAGCGATGGCGACGAGAGGCTACGACCTCTTCGTGGAGAGGCACAGTTCTTCCTACAGCCTCTTTGAG AACGGAACAGGGATCTACGGCCGACTCTGGCAGATGATGAATCGTCGCCAGTCCCATTTCCTTCTAGAGTCTGTAGAAGATGGAGTCAAGCTCGTCAAAAACAGCAGAAACAAAGCCATGATAGCCGGTCGCGAGACTCTCTTCTTCGACATTCAGCGATTTG GTGCCAGCAACTTTCATCTCAGCGAGAAGCTCAACACCGCCTACTCGGCGATAGCTCTTCAGTTGGGATGTCCCTACATAGAAGagtttaacaaaat CTTGATGGCAATCTTTGAGGCTGGAATCATTACCAAGATGACCGAAAATGAGTACGAAAACTTGGGAAGACAGAAAGAGGTCACTTCTGAAAGTGAGAATGATCTGATTGGGGGGAACAAGAAGGAAAACAGGAGAGCGGCGAAAGTGAGCGAGGATAACGAGAAGCTTCAGCCTATTAGTCTAAAAATGTTGCAAGGGACTTTCTATTTGTTGTGTATGGGTAATATATTTTCAGGGTTGATTCTGGTTGCTGAAATTCTGGTGTACAAACACAGGAAGAAATACATAAGGAAGAAACGAAAGAATAGATgtgtttatttgaaaaaagtgaaaaattgcATTGTTTCGAGAGTTACACATTGTGCTAATTCTATAAGGAGAGCCTACAGGAGGGCAATGAATGAGGCATTTATAGCGACGTTGGAGTATTTAGAGTAG
- the LOC138123192 gene encoding uncharacterized protein isoform X1 gives MSSSSPDPQKPGDHPYQSSESSDHDLLGHGHACPCGDKTSIDPSKTDHHTHCLSKSTHHHNIIGLSHVPANTNHIHPISQSVHVHVHASPKTAHTPKIVPSTCSCHLQEDADAVAEADAALGQTRKLEADDRIEVSNLPPALPPRPPPRPRLDGTLNSRHRARSSNPSHSGIRKYVFWCCVCGGLATILGTLFLAVYFLLRSYTSTLGYFETIPTFVPATMLILTGLCVMSLARRKNRYSYLIKVCGLCCLVCALTCVLVTITTTVIHMNRLQTLRECVYTQKTRTCICYSVLLESHVHADDEIKFVFNSTPDCEVIHGALYSCLRAMFGLSVSGILVCIFSCMLVYQLLSHEKKKMYWEQLELRCRSFYQQHTSGPTSTHGSMRGPPITPTTYCSCCEECRYPPLPMGPQVYPWDSHHPTDRFWTPGRVGNFYSPNPGEDGPSGDTTNRERAHSGWSWRRLPWSRNNSGQNDTQRDNSLTYQVGTSSADSQYGFGTRSGGDAALQGDPNTGSTGSYSVLDNRPPIGGVYVWGPPPPYSNPNSPARRPMQSPARYHHIHHHMHGHESHCQMSEENQFRSSRRTRPHCNKDNYENTTEAEVQQVNDNGESTDSSSCVDRVSHTLPVRKMKKKTDMASVKSTNQQTNSRTNVQSVFGQGKEETKNEDEHYHEPSVPDKTKQKGEMQQCRFLPRLQGVENAAFQKQENSPQKPETSESEVYFADVSSCCNISVRNDGQDSSLYDEALESQKSRLMSLQKPECKESSSQLLQNFQENISSSTVTEDEDYLAHRMGNRQMSTRSRMPFPLPTSDELTEFTAETCMQLLPKDISQNSLCSSVQTPLTETTDDGFTPVDCCNYFPEKNPDHHRTFTEHFLAPDAQYEVVQDQVRQNSSNLTNTISGLNNFGPNYYNQNKTNFNYNATSPKNVPPKSLNLNAQSPSRRNIGSNISALIQNLGGNPAGLLYGEPNSADDEEIQGQACHSDGTMDSGWHSGSEKIENKKQDANEPVNV, from the exons ATGTCGTCTTCGTCGCCCGACCCGCAGAAGCCCGGCGACCATCCCTACCAGTCGAGCGAGAGCAGCGACCACGACCTCCTCGGCCATGGGCACGCGTGTCCCTGCGGCGACAAAACCTCCATCGACCCGTCGAAGACCGACCACCACACCCACTGCTTGTCGAAATCGACCCATCACCACAACATCATCGGCCTGAGCCACGTGCCCGCCAACACCAACCACATCCACCCCATCAGCCAGTCGGTCCACGTCCACGTCCACGCTTCGCCAAAGACCGCCCACACCCCCAAGATCGTCCCGTCGACGTGCAGCTGCCACCTGCAGGAGGACGCCGATGCCGTCGCCGAAGCGGACGCCGCCTTGGGGCAGACCCGCAAACTGGAAGCCGACGACAGGATCGAGGTGTCCAACTTGCCGCCCGCGCTGCCCCCGAGGCCGCCGCCCCGGCCCAGGCTCGACGGCACGCTCAACTCGAGGCACAGGGCCAGGAGCT CGAATCCGAGTCACAGCGGAATCAGAAAATATGTCTTCTGGTGTTGCGTGTGTGGAGGTTTGGCGACCATCTTGGGCACCCTCTTCTTGGCCGTGTACTTCCTGCTGCGCTCCTACACTTCCACTTTGGGCTACTTCGAGACAATACCGACCTTCGTGCCTGCTACAATG TTGATTCTGACTGGTCTGTGTGTTATGAGTCTCGCCAGGAGGAAAAATCGCTACAGCTACTTG ATCAAAGTGTGCGGCTTGTGTTGCTTGGTCTGCGCCCTGACTTGCGTCCTGGTCACCATAACCACCACCGTCATCCACATGAACCGTCTGCAGACCCTGAGGGAGTGCGTCTACACCCAGAAAACGCGTACCTGCATTTGTTACTCGGTCTTATTAGAATCCCACGTCCACGCCGACGACGAGATCAAGTTTGTGTTCAATTCGACGCCGGATTGTGAAGTGATACATGGCGCCCTCTACTCGTGTCTGAGGGCGATGTTCGGGTTGTCAGTTAGCGGAATCTTGGTGTGCATATTTTCCTGCATGCTGGTGTACCAACTGTTGAG CCACGAGAAGAAGAAAATGTACTGGGAGCAATTGGAGCTGAGGTGTCGGAGCTTCTACCAGCAGCACACCAGCGGCCCCACCAGCACTCACGGGTCCATGAGAGGCCCCCCCATCACTCCCACGACCTATTGCAGCTGTTGCGAGGAGTGTCGGTACCCTCCGTTGCCCATGGGGCCCCAGGTGTACCCGTGGGACAGTCACCACCCCACCGACAG GTTTTGGACTCCTGGACGCGTCGGCAACTTCTACTCGCCCAACCCAGGCGAAGATGGTCCTTCTGGGGACACCACCAATCGGGAGCGCGCCCACAGCGGCTGGAGCTGGCGCCGCCTCCCGTGGAGTCGTAACAACAGCGGCCAAAACGACACCCAGCGCGACAACTCCTTGACGTACCAGGTCGGGACCAGCAGCGCCGACAGTCAGTACGGTTTCGGCACCCGCTCCGGGGGCGACGCCGCCCTGCAAGGCGACCCCAACACGGGCTCCACCGGCTCGTACAGCGTCCTGGACAACCGGCCCCCAATCGGGGGCGTGTACGTGTGGGGGCCGCCTCCGCCGTACTCCAACCCCAACTCGCCGGCGCGCCGCCCTATGCAGTCCCCGGCGCGGTACCACCACATCCACCACCACATGCACGGCCACGAGTCCCACTGCCAGATGAGCGAAGAGAACCAGTTCAGGAGCTCGAGGAGGACGCGGCCGCATTGCAACAAGGATAACTACGAGAACACGACGGAAGCGGAAGTGCAACAGGTGAACGACAACGGCGAGAGCACGGACAGCTCGAGTTGCGTGGACAGGGTGTCGCACACGCTTCCGGTCAGGAAGATGAAGAAGAAGACTGACATGGCGTCGGTGAAGTCGACCAACCAGCAAACCAACAGCAGGACCAACGTGCAGAGCGTCTTCGGACAGGGGAAGGAAGAGACGAAGAACGAAGATGAGCACTACCACGAGCCCAGCGTACCCGACAAGACCAAGCAAAAGGGGGAGATGCAACAGTGCCGCTTCTTGCCGAGGCTGCAAGGGGTGGAGAACGCCGCCTTCCAGAAGCAGGAGAACAGTCCGCAGAAGCCCGAGACGTCCGAGTCTGAAGTGTACTTCGCCGACGTCAGCAGCTGCTGCAACATATCGGTGAGGAACGACGGGCAAGACTCGTCGCTCTACGACGAGGCCCTGGAGTCGCAGAAGTCCAGACTGATGTCGCTGCAGAAGCCGGAATGCAAAGAGTCCAGCAGCCAACTCTTGCAGAACTTCCAGGAGAACATCTCCTCGTCCACGGTTACCGAAGACGAAGACTACCTGGCCCACCGGATGGGCAACCGGCAAATGTCCACCCGGAGCCGCATGCCCTTCCCCTTGCCCACCTCCGACGAGCTGACCGAGTTCACCGCCGAGACCTGCATGCAGCTCCTCCCCAAAGACATATCCCAGAACAGCCTGTGCAGCAGCGTGCAGACCCCCCTGACCGAGACCACCGACGACGGCTTCACCCCCGTCGACTGCTGCAACTACTTCCCCGAGAAGAACCCCGACCACCACCGCACCTTCACCGAGCACTTCCTGGCGCCCGACGCCCAGTACGAGGTGGTGCAGGACCAAGTCCGCCAGAACTCGAGCAACTTGACGAACACCATCTCCGGCCTGAACAACTTCGGCCCCAACTACTACAACCAGAACAAGACCAACTTCAACTACAACGCTACCAGTCCAAAGAACGTGCCACCAAAGAGTTTAAACCTGAACGCGCAGTCACCGAGCCGGAGGAACATCGGCTCGAACATCTCCGCCTTGATACAGAACCTGGGGGGCAACCCGGCGGGGCTGCTCTACGGCGAGCCCAACAGCGCCGACGACGAGGAGATTCAAGGGCAGGCGTGTCACAGCGACGGGACCATGGACTCGGGCTGGCACAGCGGCTCGGAGAAGATCGAGAACAAGAAGCAGGACGCGAACGAACCGGTCAACGTGTGA
- the LOC138123202 gene encoding brachyurin-like, with the protein MKMKLLVFSLVAIALAQAAEWKPAHIHPSTLPRNGQLMKSKISPRITGGDEVEPHSLPYQVGLMIPTDDGTAFCGASLLSPTTVLTAAHCGELSTNIEIVLGAHRIRDNEDTQVRVNSSQVVVHPDWDRLTLQNDLAILRISPAVELNENIQTVALPTRANANDDYLDDVATASGWGLASDGAETISDVLRSVQVPVGANSGCNLYYFGVIQDTHLCTAGDGGKSTCSGDSGGPLVASTGELIGVTSFGISFGCEIGWPAVFTRVTKYLDWIAENSDVEIN; encoded by the exons ATGAAAATGAAGCTCCTCGTGTTCTCTCTCGTCGCGATCGCTTTGGCCCAG GCCGCAGAATGGAAACCAGCGCATATCCACCCTTCGACGCTGCCCAGAAACGGGCAGTTGATGAAGAGCAAAATCAGCCCTAGGATCACCGGAGGAGACGAAGTGGAACCGCACTCGTTGCCCTACCAGGTGGGTCTCATGATCCCCACCGACGACGGTACCGCCTTCTGTGGAGCTTCTCTTCTGTCTCCGACCACGGTCCTGACAGCTGCCCACTGCGGTGAACT GTCCACCAACATCGAGATCGTACTTGGAGCGCACAGAATCCGCGACAACGAGGACACCCAAGTTAGGGTGAACAGCAGCCAAGTGGTTGTCCATCCCGACTGGGACAGGCTGACCCTCCAGAACGACCTGGCCATTCTCAGAATTTCCCCAGCGGTGGAGCTCAACG AAAACATCCAGACTGTTGCGCTGCCGACGCGCGCCAACGCCAATGACGACTACTTGGACGACGTGGCCACCGCCAGCGGGTGGGGTTTGGCTTCGGACGGCGCCGAGACCATCAGCGACGTCCTGCGCTCCGTCCAGGTGCCCGTTGGCGCCAACAGCGGATGCAATTTGTACTACTTTGGAGTCATCCAAGACACCCATCTTTGCACAGCCGGTGACGGGGGCAAGTCCACGTGCAGCGGAGACTCCGGTGGTCCGTTGGTCGCCTCCACTGGCGAATTG ATTGGAGTCACCTCTTTCGGCATCTCCTTCGGGTGCGAAATAGGCTGGCCAGCCGTCTTCACGCGCGTCACCAAATACTTGGACTGGATCGCCGAGAACTCCGACGTGGAAATCAACTAA
- the LOC138123192 gene encoding uncharacterized protein isoform X2, with translation MHGYPVMQVVQYHIPATIQPFPHPVPHANPSHSGIRKYVFWCCVCGGLATILGTLFLAVYFLLRSYTSTLGYFETIPTFVPATMLILTGLCVMSLARRKNRYSYLIKVCGLCCLVCALTCVLVTITTTVIHMNRLQTLRECVYTQKTRTCICYSVLLESHVHADDEIKFVFNSTPDCEVIHGALYSCLRAMFGLSVSGILVCIFSCMLVYQLLSHEKKKMYWEQLELRCRSFYQQHTSGPTSTHGSMRGPPITPTTYCSCCEECRYPPLPMGPQVYPWDSHHPTDRFWTPGRVGNFYSPNPGEDGPSGDTTNRERAHSGWSWRRLPWSRNNSGQNDTQRDNSLTYQVGTSSADSQYGFGTRSGGDAALQGDPNTGSTGSYSVLDNRPPIGGVYVWGPPPPYSNPNSPARRPMQSPARYHHIHHHMHGHESHCQMSEENQFRSSRRTRPHCNKDNYENTTEAEVQQVNDNGESTDSSSCVDRVSHTLPVRKMKKKTDMASVKSTNQQTNSRTNVQSVFGQGKEETKNEDEHYHEPSVPDKTKQKGEMQQCRFLPRLQGVENAAFQKQENSPQKPETSESEVYFADVSSCCNISVRNDGQDSSLYDEALESQKSRLMSLQKPECKESSSQLLQNFQENISSSTVTEDEDYLAHRMGNRQMSTRSRMPFPLPTSDELTEFTAETCMQLLPKDISQNSLCSSVQTPLTETTDDGFTPVDCCNYFPEKNPDHHRTFTEHFLAPDAQYEVVQDQVRQNSSNLTNTISGLNNFGPNYYNQNKTNFNYNATSPKNVPPKSLNLNAQSPSRRNIGSNISALIQNLGGNPAGLLYGEPNSADDEEIQGQACHSDGTMDSGWHSGSEKIENKKQDANEPVNV, from the exons ATGCACGGTTATCCGGTCATGCAGGTGGTACAGTACCACATACCAGCGACGATACAGCCGTTTCCACATCCGGTACCCCATG CGAATCCGAGTCACAGCGGAATCAGAAAATATGTCTTCTGGTGTTGCGTGTGTGGAGGTTTGGCGACCATCTTGGGCACCCTCTTCTTGGCCGTGTACTTCCTGCTGCGCTCCTACACTTCCACTTTGGGCTACTTCGAGACAATACCGACCTTCGTGCCTGCTACAATG TTGATTCTGACTGGTCTGTGTGTTATGAGTCTCGCCAGGAGGAAAAATCGCTACAGCTACTTG ATCAAAGTGTGCGGCTTGTGTTGCTTGGTCTGCGCCCTGACTTGCGTCCTGGTCACCATAACCACCACCGTCATCCACATGAACCGTCTGCAGACCCTGAGGGAGTGCGTCTACACCCAGAAAACGCGTACCTGCATTTGTTACTCGGTCTTATTAGAATCCCACGTCCACGCCGACGACGAGATCAAGTTTGTGTTCAATTCGACGCCGGATTGTGAAGTGATACATGGCGCCCTCTACTCGTGTCTGAGGGCGATGTTCGGGTTGTCAGTTAGCGGAATCTTGGTGTGCATATTTTCCTGCATGCTGGTGTACCAACTGTTGAG CCACGAGAAGAAGAAAATGTACTGGGAGCAATTGGAGCTGAGGTGTCGGAGCTTCTACCAGCAGCACACCAGCGGCCCCACCAGCACTCACGGGTCCATGAGAGGCCCCCCCATCACTCCCACGACCTATTGCAGCTGTTGCGAGGAGTGTCGGTACCCTCCGTTGCCCATGGGGCCCCAGGTGTACCCGTGGGACAGTCACCACCCCACCGACAG GTTTTGGACTCCTGGACGCGTCGGCAACTTCTACTCGCCCAACCCAGGCGAAGATGGTCCTTCTGGGGACACCACCAATCGGGAGCGCGCCCACAGCGGCTGGAGCTGGCGCCGCCTCCCGTGGAGTCGTAACAACAGCGGCCAAAACGACACCCAGCGCGACAACTCCTTGACGTACCAGGTCGGGACCAGCAGCGCCGACAGTCAGTACGGTTTCGGCACCCGCTCCGGGGGCGACGCCGCCCTGCAAGGCGACCCCAACACGGGCTCCACCGGCTCGTACAGCGTCCTGGACAACCGGCCCCCAATCGGGGGCGTGTACGTGTGGGGGCCGCCTCCGCCGTACTCCAACCCCAACTCGCCGGCGCGCCGCCCTATGCAGTCCCCGGCGCGGTACCACCACATCCACCACCACATGCACGGCCACGAGTCCCACTGCCAGATGAGCGAAGAGAACCAGTTCAGGAGCTCGAGGAGGACGCGGCCGCATTGCAACAAGGATAACTACGAGAACACGACGGAAGCGGAAGTGCAACAGGTGAACGACAACGGCGAGAGCACGGACAGCTCGAGTTGCGTGGACAGGGTGTCGCACACGCTTCCGGTCAGGAAGATGAAGAAGAAGACTGACATGGCGTCGGTGAAGTCGACCAACCAGCAAACCAACAGCAGGACCAACGTGCAGAGCGTCTTCGGACAGGGGAAGGAAGAGACGAAGAACGAAGATGAGCACTACCACGAGCCCAGCGTACCCGACAAGACCAAGCAAAAGGGGGAGATGCAACAGTGCCGCTTCTTGCCGAGGCTGCAAGGGGTGGAGAACGCCGCCTTCCAGAAGCAGGAGAACAGTCCGCAGAAGCCCGAGACGTCCGAGTCTGAAGTGTACTTCGCCGACGTCAGCAGCTGCTGCAACATATCGGTGAGGAACGACGGGCAAGACTCGTCGCTCTACGACGAGGCCCTGGAGTCGCAGAAGTCCAGACTGATGTCGCTGCAGAAGCCGGAATGCAAAGAGTCCAGCAGCCAACTCTTGCAGAACTTCCAGGAGAACATCTCCTCGTCCACGGTTACCGAAGACGAAGACTACCTGGCCCACCGGATGGGCAACCGGCAAATGTCCACCCGGAGCCGCATGCCCTTCCCCTTGCCCACCTCCGACGAGCTGACCGAGTTCACCGCCGAGACCTGCATGCAGCTCCTCCCCAAAGACATATCCCAGAACAGCCTGTGCAGCAGCGTGCAGACCCCCCTGACCGAGACCACCGACGACGGCTTCACCCCCGTCGACTGCTGCAACTACTTCCCCGAGAAGAACCCCGACCACCACCGCACCTTCACCGAGCACTTCCTGGCGCCCGACGCCCAGTACGAGGTGGTGCAGGACCAAGTCCGCCAGAACTCGAGCAACTTGACGAACACCATCTCCGGCCTGAACAACTTCGGCCCCAACTACTACAACCAGAACAAGACCAACTTCAACTACAACGCTACCAGTCCAAAGAACGTGCCACCAAAGAGTTTAAACCTGAACGCGCAGTCACCGAGCCGGAGGAACATCGGCTCGAACATCTCCGCCTTGATACAGAACCTGGGGGGCAACCCGGCGGGGCTGCTCTACGGCGAGCCCAACAGCGCCGACGACGAGGAGATTCAAGGGCAGGCGTGTCACAGCGACGGGACCATGGACTCGGGCTGGCACAGCGGCTCGGAGAAGATCGAGAACAAGAAGCAGGACGCGAACGAACCGGTCAACGTGTGA